Within the Patescibacteria group bacterium genome, the region GGTTTAACAGACCATTATTCTAATGATTATCAGCACAACACGATGTATGGTTATGGCGCAAAAGCAGAAGTGAAAAAAGACACTTTGACAACCGGCGATGCTGCTGGGGTGAATCTGATTTATTAAACCTCTTGATATTCCTGTATTCTCTGCTATACTAACAATGTCTTCAGGCGAAAGGCTTCGGCCCAGAACCCGAAGGCACTGGAAAACTCCGCTTTTGCGGAGTTTTCCATTTTAATTGGTTTTTATTGGTTTAACTTTAATCCCTAATCTTTTTGCTTGCTAAAACTTGATTTGTCTACTATCTGTCCGATCGGACAGATAGTAGACAATAGGCAATCTTTAACAGGTAAAATAAGTAAAAAACAAGCAATAAGGCAAACAAATAAGGCAAACAAATAAGTTGACCAAAACTCTCGGTCAAGAGCCGAGAGTTTTGGTTTATTCCCAAACCTTGACAAAACCCAGAGAGAGAGAGATACTAAGAGCAGTTCCTAAAAATCTCAAAAGAAAGGAGGTGAGAAAGGTGGCTAACAAGAATAAGAATCAAAACACTTCCACTAAGTCTAGTGGGAAAGGCGGTCATGGCAAGGGCAAAGATGGTTCTGGTGGTGGCAATAAGAGTAATGCCGGTGGCATTCGCAGTGGAACCAGAGGCAAATAGTTTTTCCCGGGTTGACCAAGGAGCCGTGGCTTTTTACCACGGCTCGTTTAATTTATATAATTTATAATTAAATAGTCAATAGTTTGATTATGTCATGCAATTAAGCATTCCTTTTTATTCTAATACAAAAGACGGCCTACATTGTTTTCAGGCCTGTTTAAAATCTATTCTTAAATACTATTTCCCCAGTAAAAGTTATAGTTTTGGGCATCTTGATAAAGTTACGGCTCATAAGAAAGGTAAATACACGTGGGACTTTGCCGCGCTTCTATTTCTGGCTGATCTTGGCTTTGAGGTTATTTATATAACTCCTTTTGATTTAAAAGAGTTTTCTCTAAAAGGAGAAAAGTTTTTAAAATCTGTTTGGACCGATGAAGTCTATCAGGATCAAAAAAAATATTCTGATTTTAAGCAAGAGCAAAAATTGGCGAAAAAGTTAATAAAGGATAAGGGAATTTCCATTAAGAGAAGATCTACGAGAATCTCTGATATAAGAAAGTTGTTTTCCCGAGGATTCTTGTTAATGGTGCCAGTTAATTCTCTCGTTTTTGAAGGCATAAAAGGATATTATCCTCATATAGTTTTGATTAATGGTATTACTAAGTATTTTATCTATTTTCATGATTCTGGCAATCCGCCGCACCCCAATTGTAAAGCCAGCATTAAAAAGTTCTGGCGAGCCGCAAGTTATCCGGACAATAGTTCAGTTGACTTAATTGCCGTCAGGTATTCTGGAAACCGGCTATGAGATTATAGCCCGCGATGTTGGAGTATCAGAATATTGATTTGCCAAACAAAAACAACAGGAGTATAATAATTTTAGAAAGGAGGTCAAAATGAACTTTGACCTTTTTAAAATTTTTTTGGCAATCACCGGTCTGGTGATTGCCGCAGCCAGCCTGTTAGGCTGGTTGGTCCTGCAGTTCTTGGCTCCTGCAGGACGATAAAAGATCGGTAGGGGATAAACGCCGGTCTTTTTTAGTTTTATTTATACCCTGTTTTTATTTCTTGTTTTTAAATACTTTTAGGCAAGTGGCAGACAGTGTTTATCACTTTTCTTATTTTCTTTTTCTTATTTTCTTATTCTCAAATTCTTAAGAATTTGAGAATAAGAAGGTTTGGCTTGACTTGTCTTTCAAGTTGTTGCTTGATTTAATTCACAGAAAGGGTTATAATGTAGACAAATTCGTTCTTAAACAAAAAAATAAAAAATCCCGCCAAAAGCGGGAAAGGAGAAAAAATGAAAACAATTCAGTTTGCTGGCCAATCCAGCTCCGGCTGGGTTGGTTTTGTTGTTTTCTTCATTATTGTTGTCGCCATTCTTGCGGCAACAATGATCCTGGTCCCGGGACCGGCATTCCCGGGCGGCCTGCCGATTTCCCGGCCGACCGAAACGCCCACCCCAACCGCCACCCCCACGCCCACGCGCACCCCCACCCCAACCGCCACCCCCACGCCCACGCGCACTCCCACGCCCACGGCGCCACCAACGCCGACGCCGTTGGTGGGGAGGAATGAGGGCGATGCGATTCGCATCGCCCATGAAATCGGGTGCATGCCGCACCCGGAGTTTTTGATCACCTCAATGAGTGAGGTGATTCAAAAACTCGAGGCTGGCAGGAGATATGCTATTCAGCATATCCCTGAGTCAGCGTATCCTCAGCCCCCGGAGGGGGCTGAGGGGTGGTGGGTCACAGGACCCACCGATGAGGGGGGGTGTATTATTGTTAATTTATACCCCCTCCCCATGCCTCCAGGGGGAGGGGGTCCTCCAGTCCCTCTTTATTTTATGATAGAGGGACTGCAGGGGGAGTGGCACCTCATAGAGGTTGTCACTCCCTAAATACTAGCCGCCTGCTTGCAGGCGGCTTTTCTTATGAATTATAAATATTAGGACATCGCAGGCCGCCAATTGACAGCCTGTGATGTCCCTGACACTTGACTCTTAATAAGATATAGTCTTATAATAAAATATATTGCTTATGTTTTTAAAAACTCTTAAACAGGCAATTCAAGAGATAAAGCTTAATAAGAAAACTCTTTTAATAGTGGCAGCTGTTCTTATCTTATTGGGAACGGGTTTGTTTTTTGGCATTAGGTTTTATCAGGATAAAAAATTCGCTGACAGCTTAATAATCAGACAGCCAGAAGAAATGGGTAATCTGCCAGTAGAAGCTTTTTATGATTATGACACCAGAGAGTATCCAGCAATGTTTAATATCTTGGAGATTAACCCGGACAGCAAGACTCTTAAGCTGGGGTTTATTTACCCGTTCAAATACCAAGGCAATGAGATTGTTTCTAAAGTTAACTGCAGATTAGAAAACACTGCCGTCTATCTAAACCAAGAAGACAGATTAGTTTCTTCCACAGTTCCTTTTTATCAGGATGCCAGAATTGTGCCTGGCAGGACTATTATGCAGGCAATCTGCCAAGACCAGTTTTGCCGCAAAATTACTAAGTACTGCGAATTTATTATAATTTAAACTTTTATGGCAATTAAAAACAAATTAGCTTTACTAATAATTTTATTAGGCTTTGGTGGTTTTGTTTTCGTAAACCCGAGTTTTGCTGTTACTAGACCTTGTGGTAAGGATTGTGAGTGTACAGGATTTGGGGGGCCCGTTCTGTCATGTCAAGGTTACGAGTATTGTAGAGTTTACGGTCCTCCGGGAGTATCTGGAACAGCTTACTATGGAGGGAATTGTCCGCGGCTTATGGGAACAAATTGGCATTACTATGATTGTTCTAAAGCAGAATCATGCGGTGGTGGCGGCGGTGGCGGCCCGAGAAGCTGTCCAGTATGTACTGAAGAAGGCACCAGAACTGATTGCCGTCAAGCTTGCAATGCCGGCTGGAAACCAAGCGACAGCTGTGACCCTGAATGCGATCCTTGGAAAAGCAAAGTTTGTTGTGAAAAAACTGCTTGCTGGCCAATTCCCAACTGCACTCCATCGCCTTCATCATCGCCATCACCTTCGTCATCGCCTTCGCCGTCAGTTCAACCCACCCCTTCTCCCAGCCCTACTCCCAGCCCCAGACCAGTGGGAATCAGCTCATTTAAGATTACCAACTTTAGAGAACAGCAAGCTGCTAATGGAGTTTATTACTACCAAGTGCTTA harbors:
- a CDS encoding peptidase C39 family protein, with translation MQLSIPFYSNTKDGLHCFQACLKSILKYYFPSKSYSFGHLDKVTAHKKGKYTWDFAALLFLADLGFEVIYITPFDLKEFSLKGEKFLKSVWTDEVYQDQKKYSDFKQEQKLAKKLIKDKGISIKRRSTRISDIRKLFSRGFLLMVPVNSLVFEGIKGYYPHIVLINGITKYFIYFHDSGNPPHPNCKASIKKFWRAASYPDNSSVDLIAVRYSGNRL